From the genome of Roseofilum reptotaenium CS-1145:
CTGCAAGAAACCGATGTTTATTGGTGTACGGCTGATATTGGCTGGATTACTGGCCACAGCTATATTGTTTACGGCCCACTTTCCAATGGAGCCACGACACTCATGTACGAAGGGGCCCCCCGTGCATCTAACCCCGGTTGTTTTTGGGATGTAGTCGAAAAATATGGCGTGACCATCTTCTATACTGCTCCAACTGCCATTCGCGCCTTTATTAAACTGGGAGAACATCACCCCAACGCCCGTGACCTTTCTTCCCTACGAATTTTGGGAACGGTGGGCGAACCCATTAACCCAGAGGCTTGGATGTGGTATCACCGCATTATCGGCCATGAAAACTGTCCCATTGTCGATACCTGGTGGCAAACAGAAACGGGCGGATTTATGCTCACTCCCTTGCCCGGAGCTATTCCAACTAAACCGGGTTCGGCAGCATTCCCCTTCCCTGGCATTTTGGCCGATATCGTAGACCTAGAAGGTAATCGAGTTGAGGATGATCAGGGAGGCTACTTGGTGATTCGCCATCCCTGGCCGAGTATGATGCGAACCGTTTACGGCGATCCGGATCGCTTCCGACGCACCTATTGGGAACATATTCCTCCCAAAGATGGCCAATATCTCTATTTTGCTGGCGATGGAGCGCGTAAGGATGAGGAAGGCTATTTCTGGGTGATGGGCCGAGTTGATGATGTGGTTAATGTATCTGGACACCGTTTGGGAACCATGGAAATTGAATCGGCTCTGGTTTCCCATCCTTCGGTCGCTGAGGCGGCAGTAGTCGGTAAACCGGATGACCTTAAAGGGGAAGAAATCGTTGCTTTTGTTACCCTAGAAGGCACGTATAGTGCTTCAGAAGACCTGGAGAAAGAGTTAAAGCAGCATGTAGTCGGTGAAATTGGGGCCCTGGCTCGTCCTGGAGAAATTCGCTTTACCGATGCTTTGCCGAAAACGCGATCGGGTAAAATTATGCGTCGTTTACTGCGATCGCTCGCTGGAGGCCAAGAAATTGCTGGCGATACCTCCACCCTAGAAGACCGCAGTGTACTCGATAAACTGCGCGAAGACTCCTAATAGCAGGGTATGGTAGGCAGGATATTGTTGTTGAAATTGAACGATATGACTTCTGCCCACAACCCAGGCTACGATCTTGATCGTTAAAGTAGCAGGTAGGGTGGGCAGGACATCGTTGTTGAAATTGAACGATATGGCTTCTACGTCCTGCCCACCCTACGATTGCCCTATTCTCTATTTCCTATTCCCTAAACCATGGTAACTACCCCTGATTTTTCCTTCTTTCCTCCCCGTCAATTAGCAACAGATTTTGATGATTTTATCGTTTTAAATTCTGTGCCAGGACAGAACTCCTTAATTGGCTATGCTGGAGGAGCCTGGGCCCTAGCGGGAAATGACACGATCTTTGGGTCTAATCTGAGTGAAGTGATTTTAGGGAACCTGAACAACGATCAATTGCGAGGAGGTTCAGGGGGCGATCGCCTCTTAGGAGGACAAAATGAAGATCTCCTCTTTGGTGAAAACGGAGATGACTTGCTTCGAGGAGACCTCGGTAACGACCAACTCTTCGGAGAAGCAGGTAATGACACCCTCAGAGGAGGCCAAGGTAACGATCTCCTCGACGGGGGAATTGGACAAGATTTTATTATCGGAGATTTAGGTGTAGATAGCCTCGTTGGAGGCAATGGCTTTGATAC
Proteins encoded in this window:
- the acs gene encoding acetate--CoA ligase, coding for MSQPTIESILKEKRQFHPSEEFAQNAQIKSLEEYQQLYEKAKADPQSFWAELAEQELDWFEKWDRVLDWEPPFAKWFVGGKINISYNCLDRHLKTWRKNKAALIWEGEPGDSRTLTYAQLHREVCQMANVLKQLGVQKGDRVGIYMPMIPEAAIALLACARIGAPHTVIFGGFSAEALKDRLLDAEAKLVITADGGWRKDKIVSLKPQVDKAIADNAVPSVDNVLVVQRTNQQVHMEPGRDHWWHDLQAGVSANCPAEPMDSEDMLFILYTSGTTGKPKGVVHTTGGYNLYTHMTLKWAFDLQETDVYWCTADIGWITGHSYIVYGPLSNGATTLMYEGAPRASNPGCFWDVVEKYGVTIFYTAPTAIRAFIKLGEHHPNARDLSSLRILGTVGEPINPEAWMWYHRIIGHENCPIVDTWWQTETGGFMLTPLPGAIPTKPGSAAFPFPGILADIVDLEGNRVEDDQGGYLVIRHPWPSMMRTVYGDPDRFRRTYWEHIPPKDGQYLYFAGDGARKDEEGYFWVMGRVDDVVNVSGHRLGTMEIESALVSHPSVAEAAVVGKPDDLKGEEIVAFVTLEGTYSASEDLEKELKQHVVGEIGALARPGEIRFTDALPKTRSGKIMRRLLRSLAGGQEIAGDTSTLEDRSVLDKLREDS
- a CDS encoding calcium-binding protein; this encodes MVTTPDFSFFPPRQLATDFDDFIVLNSVPGQNSLIGYAGGAWALAGNDTIFGSNLSEVILGNLNNDQLRGGSGGDRLLGGQNEDLLFGENGDDLLRGDLGNDQLFGEAGNDTLRGGQGNDLLDGGIGQDFIIGDLGVDSLVGGNGFDTLVLRTDEANINPNFVDLILDWNPTQDLIGLTNGLCTCDLGFDTSRNLAGGGANDTLIIIGSTGQSLGIVVDYTLGLGSANFTTLTQNDLQVGSNVFFPLIP